The window GACTTAAAAAAACTAGAAATGAAGCTGTCcccaaaagttaaaaaaaatgaagcttTCTGTTTCTTACCTTCTCCGCTCATGTTCTTTTTACTCGTAGCGTCAAAAGGTCGAAATGAAGAGAAATCATTGGATTGTGCAAAGCTGGaggagtttgttttatttgcctcTACAGTCGAGAAGGGAATCTTGTTTTAGTGCAAAAATAATTCTGCCTCTAAATCAGATAAAATGCTCGGCTTTATCAGTTTTCAAAGTTTCCAGTCTCCTCCAGTGTAACAGCTCACTTTAACGTGAGCTAACACTCggtttcctcttctctccgcTCCTCCACGATTCTCCTCCTTTCTGAAAAACCAAACTTGATTGTAAAAACTGAAGATGACGTGGGGGGAACAATGAACTTAAGAGAAACAAACTAAGTGTATAAACTTTCTTTCAGACATGTGCAGAAGTGATAAGTTGAAGAGTAGCTGttttgggttttctttttttgagttttcttctctctgtggagTCCATGGAACCTGGTCAGTTGAGTATTACCCTGTACAGTGTTTGTAAGATACAAAATCTAAACACAGAATCCCCCTGTGGATGTTTGGATTTTTTAGTACTACTTATTCTGTTCTGTCGGTCAGGATCATGTCtgtcatcttttatttattttcacttttctgtTAATCTGGTTTTAGAGGCTTGTGATAGCGTTTTTTAACGACAGATGCAAATACAACCAACACAATGAggatgaataatttaaaacagaAATGCGAGTCGTGTTTGGTTTAGGATTTTACTCTGTTAGAGGATGAATCGACTCATTCGAGATGCAAAAACCAACCTCCTGATCCGTCCTCTAACACCGGAGCAGCCCACGGGTTTTATTCTTCTCCAGTGTTGATTTTGGTGGGCGACAGACGAcgaggacaacacacacatccacacacacgcacacctacACTCTCCCACATTTGCTTTTTAGACTCGAAGGATGAATGTCAGAGGTCAAAAGTTGGAGCCGTAAGGACTGAGCATAGAGGGCTGGTTTTGACGGTTAATCGCTGAAAGAAGAAAGCTTTGTGCCATCATATTTACactttagcatttagctcaaggCTTTTGTGAGGAGTTGCGTACAGTGACAGAGCAGGGTGGGGTCACTTGTACAGGACTTAACACCACTGACGTACTGTCACGGGGGGGGTTGAGCCCACTGCTCTGTTCGCTAATGACTAGGTCAATACGGCCCACCTGTTAGGCTGAGGTCTGGGAGTTTGGAGTTGGAGGTGGTGAGAGCTgggcagtttgtgtgtgaatggctcCACACCTGCTTATCGATGAGCGTGTGCCTGAGTGTTGAAGGCCACTGGAGGAAACCCTGCTAAAAAATATACTCCTTAAAAAGTAATATTGTGTTGCATCTGAGGTGTTATTGCGCTCCATGTTTTCCGACTTCTTTTTGACAGAAAATGCAGAATAATCTGAAAAATTTGTTCCCAAGCAGGAAAATTCACGTGAACACCATGTCGAGTCGGAATAACAACTGGGTACACGAGTTGCTGCTCATCACTTCTAAACCAATTAACATAATCAATCTAACCCCTCTTTAGCCAATACAGACATTTGTATGATTAATGTGCATATGTTCAAAATTATCTATATGCCCATCACATCcgatcctttttctttgctcttcgtTATACTAAGTTAATGAATGCACAGTGGTACCACTCATGTCTGCTGCGTAACTATCAAGCTATTGCCAGCCTTGAGGTAGCTTAGCTCTGCATAGGCTGACCATCTCTAAACctcaaatatttacacatcattttattatttattcacagTTTTGAACTATACAGGTGCTTGAAGGTTGATTTCCTCACCTGTAAACACAGTAGCTGTAGATGTTTCCCCTTTGTTCAGTCTTTAACAAGCTAACAAGCTGTAGCTTCATTTTTAACGTAGATCATGCGAGTGGTGTTCATTTTCTCATCTAACTACCAGCAAGAAAGTATATATTCCCCCTAAATATCATACATTTCACTATCCTGATGAAACAATGTTAAAACACTAATTAGTTTGCCTGATACAAAGCCCTGCTTCATCTTTCCTTTGCGTCTGGTCCTGACAAAGAGCAGAGATAGTAGGAGCTGGAGAAAGGCCACAGTGAGGGTAGATATCGAGGGGGTGTTTGgatgtatacatgtgtgtgggtggggtgTTGGTCAGATGTTAGCTTTTGGTAGCTGAAAACGATGATGTGGCAGAGCAGTcggcagagaggagaaaatagaggtgtgtgtgtgtgtgtgtatgtgtgtgtaggagagacACAGTGTTTATGAACACAAGGGGCCTCTGGAGTGATGCTGTACCTCAGTCCTGCCATTCCAGGTCATGGTGACTCTGACCGGAGACGAGGTCATGTGACAAGCAGCACGTATGGCCTCCCCCTCCAGGCCAGTGTTCACATTTTAGGGAAGCATAACCGTAATTATTCAGTTTAGGGTTAGGAAGCTATTTTTGATGAGATGACCACTGATAATAGTCACAAAGCTGTGAAATTCAATGATTTGAAGACTTCCCTTTTCAGACTAGTTATCCCAGGgtcttatgctaagctaagctagctgtcTGCGGACTCTAGCTTTATATTTAGCAAACAAACGTGTCTGTGTCTCATGTCTTTCTTTTGCCAAGCAAGCAAACCAGCGTGTTTCTCGAAATACCAAATTGTCCCTTATAATtacatgaatatattttatctATATGTGTGGAGATAAACGAAGAGGAAAACTACAAGGAACCAACTGAGGAATGATGAAAACTGCACAAACAgctccttaccctaacctttaccatcacaactaaacgcctaaccctaacctaattctaaccccaaccctaaaaacaagtcttaaccctcaaacaagcaTTTGAATttggtattgaaccaaaattggccctcataactacaGATAGAtatccacatacacacaaacatacacacatacactggtGTTGTCCTGATGGTGACTGACAGATAcggttttattttgtcatcgTTGTTCATTTCAGTCATTCCATAGCTGGTTGGGCTTACAATCAGAGACAGCCGTCCCCCATCGCTGGTTCGGCTGACAGTTTGtctgattggttggttgttAGTTTGCCTTATAGTGGCGTATATTGTGTTAATGCTGGTGTTGGGGTTATCAGATCCACAGAATGAACAGTCTTAAAGTACATCACGTGGCTCCAGATGGAAATCCACAGCGAGCCCGGTGAAATTCATGTCTGCTCGGGTGGGGAGAGCTGCGGCTCCTCGCCGGTGGACTTTCATATCAAACATCAGTGAAGCGGCTCTGAGCCCTTTTCCGAGACTCATGTTTTGTGTTCTGATCTCCTGTGTATGCATACGGTATATGTAACTTTTTTGCCTTGATTGATTATGAAGaaaatatatctattttttGTAACTGTTCTCTGATGTGCCATAACTCATGTTTTCTTGCACACTGTTAATATTTTGTGGATATTGCTGTTAAAAAAGATGATATTGAGAAGTAGATAACATTAATAAAAAGATGATATAATAACTTGTccccttgtgtgtgttttatttgacgCTGATGTCAATCTGCCGGCTggttggtccagactgaaacatcTCAACAGCTATTGGATGGATTCCTACGAAATTTCtgtacaaacattcatggtccccagattTAAAATCCATAGACTttgtttaaagatggacgacatgacagatccccaaaagtgaagccaaaacgtctggatcgccccctgatggctggctgcagtataggtcatcaCTCCTCCTTCTCagtgttagtggatgggacttGGACCAAATTAAATAGTCAAAGCACAGGTTCTTataacactgatgtatgttcaagtgtttatttttaatactgCGCGGACAATGACATCAaaaccacaagatggcagcacccataTCCagatattctggcttcatttttgttcaACGGGATGAAGTGAacacgtgtcgtccatctttatttacagtctatgcttaTATCTATTGACTGTGGAAATCACACTACTTCAGGTGCATTTATCCTGTGATAAATTGGCACAAAATTTGGTACAGACATCTGGGATGTTCAAGGTTCCCAGACAATGCATCATTCTTTCTTTCATGAGCCCCCTACTTTTTgtctagcgccaccatgaggtttgGGTTTTAACTTTTCATTCGGCACAAGGATCATGTCCAATACTTCGGTGTTTGAGCCTCAGTTTTACTTCCCTACTTCAGTTTTACTTCCAATGCAAATACCATAGTGGGCAAACCAATTTAGGAGAACATTGCACATATTATCTTCCATCAGCATGTGAGCTGCTTTGCTTAAGTGCAACATGTCAGAGCCACATGAATCCCTGCAGACTCTTTAGACTTGTTAATTATTAGCTGCATTTTAttgagtttctgttttcttttcttgaacTCTCTAAGTTACAGGGTACGGCTTTCTCACACCGATTGCAAAGACAGAAATGTGCAAGCACACGTGAATACATGTGCGTGTGCAGTACACTGGACACAGTAACAAAGAACACAAGGTAAATCCTCCCCTGTTGTGTCATTTCGTAGAAATGCTATTGTTGCAAGTCCTCTGTCTTgggccatgtgtgtgtgagtgtgctctTTGAAACTGTGCTCCAGCAGTCACGAGTCTCTTCCAACTTTCAAACCACACTTCCCCCATGTCCCCTCTGCAAGTCAGAGCCAATAAGATTTAAGGTGGGTGCgctacagccaatcagaagtcACTTCCTTGCTCGGCTGCTCGTAAACAAATGGGAGGCCCATGTGCCGGagtgttccctctctcctctgctctgcatgTCAGGGCTGTGAGCAGACATGTGAGAGTGGGGGGAGAGCAAAACAGAGCTGAGGACAAACTACTTGTTCCTCGTTGCAGAACACATCCTGCTACCTGAACATGATAATGTGGCTCGGGTGGAGTAACATCAGAGAATCATTTGTAGAGGCCTTGGCTGGCAGCAATTTGGAACTTACATCTGAAGGTTTAGCAAAATCATGAGTACACATTAAACTGCAAATTGCTTTCATCGAGTCTTGAGTTTCGACAGGTAACTTGAATTTTTTCCCAGCAACCCCCCACCTCAcaacccacccacacacacacttcttgaCTTGTAGGGGCTGTGgttctgctccagcttgtttttcctcttcatcccaACACAATGAGTTTCTGTCTCCACCCTGGTTTCTCTCTGCAACGGACTTACGCTTGCGGCAATAGAAAAGCGTGACAACACAACACGAGCCGCACCGATGACTAAGTCTTTGTCCCGACTGcgcatgcttttttttttttccatgactTAAACTCAAATGTAAACTGTAGTCGTGTGACGCGGCTGCTTCCATGACGCACGTGTGATGGTTGTTCTTTAAATGACCACTGAGCAGAAAGCTTTTGATGAAGCAATAATCATTTATTGACTTAGTTAACAGAGCACAAAATCAGATAATAAATACCTTCTCAAACACCTGATACAATCAATAAATTAACAGTGTGTTCACttaatgtttgtttgacagCATTTTATCAAAAAGGTGTTATTCTTGAAGGCACAGCAATATTATTCTCTAACAATTTCAGACAACACAGTTCAATCGGTGTCCTCCTCTGACCAGAGAGTACAATTATTTTCTTCGGCCCTGCGATGCCGATAAATCCTGTGTGAGTTCAACTTCCAACATcgttttcatttcagtttccaTGGTGACGATTCCTCCGCAGGTTCAGCAGCTCATTTTCAAGAAACGCACGCCTAGTCTTTCTCTAAAGAAAGACTTCAGCATTGTACACGCATaccacacattctctctctctcacacacacacctttcctCCAAGGACCTCTCCCGTGTCAGATCACAGGAATGTTGGGCATAGTTCACCACTGCAGCATTCCTGTCCAGtccatagaaacacacacatctcccagGAACTAGTCGGGGTGTGGAAGTCTTGTTTTCGAAGCTACTACACCTCGATTACCGTCACACCCCATAAACATTGTGAGCAGCCAAACAGAAGCATGACAAATGAGCTTAGATTGTGTTTAACTGACAACGTGATCTTTCCTGTCTGTATCTTTTGCACAAAACCAATCATAGAAACCAGTCTCCACTCCCGACTGCGTCACTACAGTCGCTGAAAGGGAGTCCTTCATCCCCGCTCGTCATCGGTCAGGACGGCCCGTCACAGACCCCTCCAGGACATCCCTGCTTGACGGGACATCCGATCCGTCAGTTCATCCCCATCCGAACCCAGAAAGAGCTCATGTTTGTAGGTGTGTTTTGGGGCCGCAGACCCCTCAACGTTCTTGCAGGACCAGTTCGGGAACCCACTGGTTGTGGCGTCGGCTCTCCAGGCAGTAGGTCCCCACCTCTTGTAGCCTGCAGTGGTCAGCCTGGGGGTTCTGCATGGGAAACAAACAAGACGTCAAATTCATGGTCATTACAGAAATCGATTTAAATCACGAGGAAATGACCGGTATATAGTTGATAAATGTTCCAGAATGTGCAACAACAGATTATACCAGGAGTACAAAGCAACATTTTTAGCCACTTCATGAACACTGCTAGTAATAACACATTCCCACTCTCTGTTACATAAGAGCTAAGTGGTGCTGAGTCAACGCACCGTCACCAGCATGCAGTGAAGGTCTTCCTGGTTTCTGTTGGCATCCATCGATCcgatcagctgctggagccgctGAAAGCCGGAGACTCGCAGGATGGTGATGCCGCTGTCGCAGCAAAACGACTGCAGCAGGGTGAAGTGGATCTGCAGCGCCACGTCGTCTTCATCGTCGGCTGCCAGGACGCACAGCACCACACTGTCTGGatccctgaggaggagagagacaatgAGAAAATGATGAGTGCTAAGGCAGAAACTTGCGCTCACGTGCCAGGGACTGTTGGGTTGGGCAAAGTTAATAactgaagagaaagagaacagcACATCCAGTGCCCGTGTGTTCTGAAAATTACAGGTGTAAAGCCAAAGTAAATAATTCCAACTCACGCAGTAAAAAGTTTTGCAGATTCGTAGATGCCGATGGTGAGGCAGTCTTGTTTCTGAGCCGTtaccagcagctcctccagagccagACCCGCAGACTGCATCCTGAGGGGGAGAGGACGGAACAAACAAGAAGAATCAAAACACAGGATCATGGacacaaagctgctgcagaagcttgttttcaaaattaatcCATGGAAGCATCAATTGAATTCACAGCTGCACGTGAAGTTCATGTTACATGTTGATGACTGtgataaaataaagatgataaTGTCAATTTATGATTCAGATTCAGGGtccagataaaaacacaacatagatTCAACTACATACAAAAGCccaaaggagaaaaacaatatattaacatatacatattaatataatattagtAGTGCTAAACTTTATAATTGATAAAAACCAAGATGTTTTTACTGAGCCTGCAAATAAATGTAAAGACATGAAGTATCAGTTGTGTGGGTCCACACATGAGACTTTACTGCAGACGGTGCAACATGCATGGACAGAAGTGTGCAAACAGAGCTTCAGAATGACATCGGGGGGGGTTTTAACGACGTTTCTAACTTTTAAATAACTTCATGCATCAGTTGTTGAAGTTGTAATGTGCCTCGGTGTTGTCAAACATGTATGGTTTAAAAGGTCAAGGGAGGTTTCGGGTTGCAAATCTGTgcactgcagaaacacacagtgctAAATACACACAGTATCCACACTTATCATCAGTGACTCTGACAGTAAGAGCAGACACTCATCAGGAAACCTCACCTGTTCTCGGTGGAGTCAAAGCTCTCGCCTGGAATCATGCTTCAAAAATCAAAGTAATTAATCCCACTGCGTAGAAAGCGTGATAGTCCGATTCCGTGGATCCGTGGATCcctgagtgtgcgtgtgtgagctCCGGAGCGCGTGCAGCAGTTTGTTGTGGCAACGTTGCGAAACTCTTTTTATACCAGGGCTGAGAAGAGGGCGGGGCCTAAACGCTGCAAatgcaaaaactaaataataaataaataaataaaaattaatcCAGCGTATCTCCTGTTTGTTTGGTTACATATCAGCGGGGACTTTTTTTACGCAACGCTGCTTCGGTGGTTGTGGTTCCTGTGTCACATAACAACGCGTGAAATCTGGTGATTATCAATGAAATTAATCGATTTACATCATctgatattaaaaaataatccgCTCGAATGCGTTAGAAACTGTTGTGCAACATGATCCTCACGTTTTCATAACGTTGCGTTTCCATAACTGAGGAGGACTGCGTTCATTATGAGACTGTGACTGACATCTGGTGGCCGACTGAGGGAAGGTAagaaggtaggtaggtaggtaggtaggtaggtaggtaggtaggtaggtaggtaggtaggtaggtaggtaggtagataaGTAAACTCCTACCTGGATGAATTTCCTGAGAGTGGGAGTTTGAGACCTTTTTAAAACACgatgttcaaaataaaacaggttcaGGTCAAACTAAATGTTTAGAATTTTGTATAAAATCCATTCTCTCAGGCCAtcactgcttcctcctccagctcctgcttcctcctctctgctgcagcaggtgCCGTGCAGCTCAGTCCTAAATGAGATCAGGCGACAGTCGAGGGTTTTCTACCTGTTCAGCCTGAACAGGTCTCGAGTTCCCTTCACGGGACGTTTAGAGTTGCCGTCCTGCAGATTGATGACATGTCATCCAGTGAGTTGTGATGCTTTTTGGTGAATGTGGGTTGACAGAATGCTCCTGTAAACCTCTGAATTCATCCTGTTGTCTCCGTCAGCAGATAAATCAACGGTAAGAGCCAGTGTGATCAAACCGTAACAGAACCATTACCACCACGATAGATGAGGTGGTGGACTTGGGTCATTTGTTCTCTACACTCCTCTCCccatcatgttgtttttgtggttatTTCATCATTAGCTGCAGCCTGACCTTTCTTCTtttgagctgttttttttttaaccttgtgGTGCATCCTCTTCTTATCTTCTCTTATCTCGTTGACGAGGAAACACATCTGCCTACGACGTGGAGAGTATTTGTGGCTTACGGTGATTTTCCACTCATCATTAAATAAGACTTTATAAGGCTCTGCAGTCTTGATTGTTATTTTCTAGTTGTCCTGTGAGCACCATCATTTTTTGTGAAGTGTTCACCCActctccatttgtttgtttggtttgtttctcaGTAGGAAGCCATGAATCGTGGTGGAGGGAcgagacatgggccaagaaagaagtcaGTAACTTTTGGCACAGATGTGGACAAAGGAGAGGATACAGGAATTTTTTTTCACGTACTTAAACAtggtgttatttatttatttacattttcacaaatttccctggggataattcatggatcaggTATATTTAGGTATGTCAATGATAGTGTTCAGTTTAGTGCAGCTTGcctgaatttaaggggactgtcgggccgAGGAGGAGATGGCCAGTCTACCAGTGCCAATTTAGCTTTACCCAGTTGTTTATTTTGGCAAACCGACTACTCTCCATAAATTGCAGTTATAGTTTGTTGGAACTTACGCAAAATAAAAAACCACAGTGGATGTGAATGGGGCGGCATGGTGGTAAAGTGTTCAGCCCCCGAAGGCCAGCAGAGggctttctgtgtggagtttgcatgttcttccctTGTCCCGTGTGTGATAGCATGTGGCACCATCCAAGGTCAACACCACATCTCACCCACtgtcggctgggattggctccacccccccccctcaaagGATACGCACTGCAGACCTGAGCAGAAACTTCAACAgtataatattacaataataatcaagttttgagctgctgcacattcatcattttattCAATATCCACGAGGCTGCATTTGCATTGACGTGACTTTCaacagactttttctttttaaatggtgATGCACATTCTTTATTCATTACATTACTCCCCCAACCCCCAACATCTCGACATTGTAGAGACAAGTACAAAGTGACAGCTTCTCAATCTTCATCCCATCAAGTTTTAATCCAAAAcactctcctctgcctctgcttACCCACAGTGCTTTGCTCTCTGTCTTCATGAATATCATGAATGAAACAACACACGGTACATACACGACTTTTGCACATGCGggacacatacatgtacagaCAGTTACAATTCACTTGGCTACTCTGGGGTTCGAGTAACCGTTACAGAGCTGGTTCGACCCTGCGATCCCGGTCAATCGGTGAAtgtggccagtgtgtgtgtgtgtgtgtgtgtgtgtgtgtgaggtttggAGGGAATCGTGAGAGTTGTGATGAATCTGAGTCGGAACAACATGTGTGAAAAGTGTAATTCCATCCACATTATTTgagaaagtgataaaataagaaattgaTTGCACTAAATAGAAACTAGTTGCATTCTTCTCGCGGATAAACAAGTGTGTTTAAAAGTGCATTTATATAATTAGAAAATATCTTGAGGACAATTTAGAGGTATTGAAAATGCTATTTTTTCGTGCAGCATTCACACTAAGAGGAGAATGGTCGGTGGTGTCGTTTTGTTCTCGTGCTTTGGTATTGAAgaatctctgtgtgtctcatttACACCGGCGTCAACGTTTTAAAGGTAAAACAGCAACAGAGCTTTTAACCTGCGAATCTTACACATCTCAGCATGTGACGTCCAGAGAGGATTGAAGAAGGAAATCCACGTGGTTAAAATGTAATACATTACATCAGATATTTCCAATTACTCACTTGTGATTGTATTTAACATACACTGAGTCTAAATCTGTGAAATATGGTCTGAATTACAGGGAAACTAGTGAGGTGAGAGCATTTaagctgctttttatttccattgaGGAAGTCCATCATTTAAACccaagtaaaaatgtatttatcatttatttattatctaaaAAACCCTCTCCCGTATACTTTCCTGTACACAGATTTAACGTTAATTAGGATTGTAATTAATAGGCAATGTGGCACCAAATTCCATAATGTATTTCAGGAAACTTGTGAGAATTTATTGGGAaggttttatactttatactttttatttatttaattttcaatgTCCAGGATTACTTTGCCTccaattatattatatataacattCGTTTTATTCATTCTTGATTTACAGAGAACATCTTGTAAATCTCTCATTTACATTGACTTGATCGACTCACCCTTGATTTTACACTGTGCAAGTTAGTCGACAACATACTTGATTGACGACTATGATCATGTCCATCACATTTACgattaaaatacattacatgtcaatagttttaacattttctgaATATAAGATAAAAAGTCAGCACATGACTCTACAAAAGCATCTGTAGTCTGATTCCTTGTTAGCATTTTTATCAGCACATGTAATGGATTACAATTACGGAGCCATTAATTAATAAGATTACTTTTGTAATGCTGCTGAATTAAATCCAGTATTCTAATCCCTGCTGACAGATTTGTCTTTGCCCACTCAGGTTCATTAATCTCAGGCTCAGTGGGCGATGATGATCGCTCACTGGCAGCGGACACAACAACGTCTTGTTTGCTCGGCGGCACAATTCCTCTGAAAGCAGGTACGACACACGGCACAATTCACCTGTTTGCTCACAACAAACACCTGGACGCTGTGAATTTGagtgaatcaaaataaatacaaagcaaGCAATATCTTCACAAAGTTTGCACACTCTTGTCATTAGGGAAAATCTTGAgctgtttttttacacttttttctcctgtttttatcCAAGACCGTGATCTTTCAATTTGAAAACAGGACATTGATTATACTTTCAGATTTTAAGTTGCTTTCACTAAAAACCCAACGCTCGCACTAAAATACCACCAGAGAGCAAACgtttcacacgtgcacagatGCGGCGTGAGCGCTATGGGTACGCTAGGGTTTTGAGTAAAAGTCTAACAAattctgaatgtgaaatcaatacgTCCtgctttcaaactgaaacatcaGGCTCTTGAATGAAGATAGGAGAAAAACAACCTTTGAATTTCTCACAGGTGAACTGGTAGAACTGAACTGGGCCCAGAAACACATCTTAGGCTGCTGTCACTCAAACAACTATCACACAGTGCCTCTAACCTTGTGTTTGCTAATAACTTTGACTAATACATCCTCAGCTTTTGTGGAGCTGCATGTTTGCAGCTCGTCTTACAGTCAGTGTGGTTTCCTCTCCTGTTGGGCACAGGGTCATTGGTCAATAACATCATGCAGTTCTCTCCACAGGGACATGTGTTCTCCATGGACGAAGAGAAGTAAGGGCTCTTAATGCAAAAGAAGCCCACAGAGGGGATGGGGAGGATTTTACCAATTGTTTTCATGCAGTAAAGAGCCTTCAATTTCCTTTATGTCCCCCTTATCTCCATTTCTACAAAACTCTTTTGACtcctaacaaacacatttccatccCTTAGCTCATATtcaccctccacctctgcaCCTCGCAGCGAGCCTCAGAACTCGATCTTGCAGGCGGGGAAGGTCTCGTCCTGCATGGCGACAGTGCTGTTGGATCCCAGCACGGTGATGCCcagctctttctgtctgtcctgggtGTGCTGGTACCACTCCTGCATCGGCACGGACTCAAAGGTAGGGATCACCGTCACCTGGAGATACGCAGAAAAAGGCTCACATTTAACCTCAGCTGTTTGTCGATGTCCTAGTCAGATGATATAGTTTTCCATGACTCCAGTTTCTGCAGTAAACCATGGATACTTAA of the Hippoglossus stenolepis isolate QCI-W04-F060 chromosome 10, HSTE1.2, whole genome shotgun sequence genome contains:
- the LOC118115882 gene encoding growth arrest and DNA damage-inducible protein GADD45 beta, which translates into the protein MIPGESFDSTENRMQSAGLALEELLVTAQKQDCLTIGIYESAKLFTADPDSVVLCVLAADDEDDVALQIHFTLLQSFCCDSGITILRVSGFQRLQQLIGSMDANRNQEDLHCMLVTNPQADHCRLQEVGTYCLESRRHNQWVPELVLQER